The following are from one region of the Nicotiana tomentosiformis chromosome 7, ASM39032v3, whole genome shotgun sequence genome:
- the LOC104103732 gene encoding ABC transporter B family member 1: MSQDSEEIKTIGEHWKWSEMQGLELVVSEHNNNNSIKANHQIQETTTQQQQQQKQEREKQEMEVSEGKKEGNEKPSTQPQAVGFGELFRFADGLDYVLMSIGSLGAFVHGCSLPLFLRFFADLVNSFGSYANDVDKMTQEVLKYAFYFLVVGAAIWASSWAEISCWMWTGERQTTKMRIKYLEAALNQDIQYFDTEVRTSDVVFAINTDAVMVQDAISEKLGNFIHYMATFVSGFVVGFTAVWQLALVTLAVVPLIAVIGAIHTITLAKLSGKSQEALSKAGNIVEQTVVQIRTVLAFVGESKAMQAYSAALKVSQKIGYKSGFSKGLGLGATYFTVFCCYALLLWYGGYLVRHHYTNGGLAIATMFAVMIGGLALGQSAPSMTAFAKARVAASKIFRIIDHKPSVDRNARTGLELDSVSGQLELKDVDFSYPSRPEIKILDNFNLIVPAGKTIALVGSSGSGKSTVVSLIERFYDPTSGQLLLDGNDIKTLKLKWLRQQIGLVSQEPALFATSIKENILLGRPDATQIEIEEAARVANAHSFIIKLPDGFDTQVGERGVQLSGGQKQRIAIARAMLKNPAILLLDEATSALDSESEKLVQEALDRFMIGRTTLVIAHRLSTIRKADLVAVLQQGSVSEIGSHDELMSKGENGMYAKLIKMQETAHETALNNARKSSARPSSARNSVSSPIITRNSSYGRSPYSRRLSDFSTSDFSLSLDAAYSSYRHEKLAFKDQASSFGRLAKMNSPEWTYALVGSIGSVICGSLSAFFAYVLSAVLSVYYNPDHAYMSKQIAKYCYLLIGVSSAALIFNTLQHFFWDVVGENLTKRVREKMLDAVLKMEMAWFDQEENDSSRIAARLALDANNVRSAIGDRISVIMQNSALMLVACTAGFVLQWRLALVLIAVFPVVVAATVLQKMFMTGFSGDLEAAHAKATQLAGEAVANVRTVAAFNSETKIVNLFNSSLQTPLRRCFWKGQIAGSGYGIAQFLLYASYALGLWYASWLVKHGISDFSKTIRVFMVLMVSANGAAETLTLAPDFIKGGRAMRSVFDLLDRKTEVEPDDPDATAAPDRLRGEVEFKHVDFSYPTRPDVSIFRDLNLRARAGKTLALVGPSGCGKSSVIALIERFYEPSSGRVMIDGKDIRKYNLKSLRKHIAVVPQEPCLFATTIYENIAYGHESATEAEIIEAATLANAHKFVSALPDGYKTFVGERGVQLSGGQKQRIAIARAFLRKAELMLLDEATSALDAESEKCVQEALDRACAGKTTIVVAHRLSTIRNAHVIAVIDDGKVAEQGSHSHLLKNYADGIYARMIQLQRFTHGEAVNMATGSTSSARPKEDQD, translated from the exons ATGTCACAAGATTCTGAGGAGATAAAGACCATTGGAGAACACTGGAAATGGTCTGAAATGCAAGGCCTAGAACTTGTTGTCTCtgaacacaataataacaactcTATTAAAGCCAACCATCAAATTCAAGAAAccacaacacaacaacaacaacaacaaaaacaagaaAGAGAAAAACAAGAAATGGAGGTTTCTGAAGGGAAAAAAGAAGGGAATGAAAAGCCAAGTACTCAACCACAAGCAGTTGGTTTTGGGGAGTTATTCAGATTTGCTGATGGTTTAGACTATGTACTAATGTCAATTGGTTCACTTGGTGCTTTTGTACATGGCTGTTCTTTACCTTTGTTCCTTAGATTCTTTGCTGATCTTGTTAATTCATTTGGCTCTTATGCTAATGATGTTGATAAGATGACTCAAGAAGTTTTAAAG TATGCATTTTACTTTTTAGTTGTGGGTGCTGCTATATGGGCATCTTCTTGGGCAG AGATATCATGTTGGATGTGGACTGGAGAGAGACAAACAACAAAGATGAGGATTAAATATTTGGAAGCTGCTTTGAACCAAGATATTCAATACTTTGATACTGAAGTTAGAACTTCTGATGTTGTCTTTGCAATTAACACTGATGCTGTTATGGTCCAAGATGCCATTAGTGAGAAG TTGGGTAATTTCATTCATTATATGGCTACATTTGTATCTGGATTTGTGGTAGGATTTACAGCAGTGTGGCAACTAGCTCTTGTTACTCTTGCTGTAGTTCCTCTAATTGCTGTAATTGGTGCTATTCACACTATTACATTAGCTAAGCTCTCTGGAAAGAGTCAAGAAGCACTTTCAAAGGCAGGGAACATTGTTGAACAG ACAGTAGTTCAAATTAGGACAGTACTGGCATTTGTTGGTGAGTCAAAAGCAATGCAAGCATACTCAGCAGCACTTAAAGTTTCTCAAAAGATTGGTTATAAGAGTGGATTCTCAAAAGGATTAGGACTTGGGGCTACATATTTCACTGTTTTCTGTTGCTATGCTCTTCTTCTATGGTACGGCGGCTATTTGGTTAGGCATCATTATACCAATGGTGGACTTGCCATTGCAACAATGTTTGCTGTTATGATAGGTGGACT GGCTTTGGGACAATCTGCTCCTAGTATGACTGCATTTGCAAAGGCCAGAGTTGCAGCATCCAAGATTTTCCGAATTATCGATCATAAACCGAGCGTCGACAGAAACGCCAGAACGGGCTTGGAATTGGACTCCGTTAGTGGGCAACTAGAGCTTAAAGATGTTGATTTCTCCTACCCTTCAAGGCCAGAAATCAAGATTCTCGACAATTTCAACCTCATTGTTCCGGCTGGAAAGACCATTGCTTTAGTTGGAAGCAGTGGTTCTGGAAAAAGCACTGTGGTCTCCCTTATTGAAAGATTTTATGATCCCACCTCAG GACAACTTCTGCTTGATGGGAATGACATAAAGACACTGAAGTTGAAATGGCTGAGACAGCAAATTGGGCTTGTGAGCCAAGAACCAGCACTCTTTGCCACCAGCATCAAAGAAAACATATTATTAGGACGGCCGGATGCAACTCAAATTGAAATCGAAGAAGCTGCTAGAGTTGCCAATGCACATTCTTTCATAATCAAGCTTCCTGATGGTTTTGATACTCAG GTAGGGGAGAGAGGAGTACAATTATCAGGTGGACAGAAGCAGAGGATTGCAATAGCAAGGGCCATGCTTAAGAATCCAGCAATCCTTCTCTTAGATGAGGCGACTAGTGCTTTAGATTCTGAATCAGAAAAACTAGTGCAAGAGGCTCTAGACAGGTTCATGATTGGACGAACGACTCTCGTAATTGCTCATCGCCTGTCTACCATCCGAAAGGCTGATCTAGTGGCCGTACTACAACAAGGCAGTGTTTCTGAAATTGGATCGCATGATGAGCTTATGAGTAAAGGAGAGAATGGTATGTACGCTAAGCTCATCAAAATGCAAGAAACAGCTCATGAAACAGCTCTTAATAATGCCAGAAAGAGCAGTGCGAG GCCCTCGAGCGCAAGGAACTCCGTAAGCTCACCAATCATCACTAGAAACTCTTCCTACGGTCGATCACCATACTCCCGCCGGTTGTCTGACTTTTCTACATCGGACTTCAGCCTCTCCCTCGATGCTGCATATTCTAGTTACCGACATGAAAAGCTTGCATTCAAGGACCAAGCTAGTTCGTTCGGCCGGCTTGCAAAGATGAACTCTCCTGAGTGGACTTACGCTTTAGTTGGTTCCATCGGTTCTGTCATTTGTGGTTCACTTAGTGCTTTCTTTGCATATGTCCTGAGTGCTGTTCTTAGCGTGTATTACAATCCTGACCATGCTTACATGAGCAAACAAATTGCAAAATACTGTTACCTTTTGATTGGAGTTTCATCGGCTGCGCTCATTTTCAATACTCTACAGCATTTCTTCTGGGATGTAGTGGGGGAGAATTTGACAAAACGGGTGCGAGAGAAAATGCTGGACGCCGTGCTTAAAATGGAAATGGCATGGTTTGATCAGGAAGAGAATGACAGTTCAAGAATTGCAGCAAGGCTAGCTCTCGACGCCAACAATGTTAGGTCAGCCATTGGAGATAGAATCTCCGTCATTATGCAGAACTCGGCTCTCATGCTAGTTGCATGCACTGCAGGATTTGTACTGCAGTGGCGTCTCGCCCTTGTCCTCATTGCTGTCTTCCCTGTGGTTGTTGCGGCAACTGTTTTACAG AAAATGTTCATGACGGGATTCTCGGGAGACCTAGAAGCTGCTCATGCCAAAGCAACACAACTTGCAGGGGAAGCTGTAGCTAACGTAAGAACAGTCGCTGCCTTCAATTCTGAAACAAAAATCGTCAACCTTTTCAACTCCAGCCTCCAAACTCCACTAAGGCGCTGCTTCTGGAAAGGACAGATTGCAGGAAGCGGTTATGGGATAGCTCAATTCTTGCTTTATGCTTCCTATGCCCTTGGCCTTTGGTATGCCTCGTGGCTTGTCAAGCACGGGATATCTGACTTCTCGAAGACTATCCGTGTTTTCATGGTCCTCATGGTTTCTGCTAACGGTGCAGCTGAAACGTTAACCTTAGCCCCCGACTTCATCAAAGGTGGCCGAGCAATGCGCTCAGTGTTCGACCTCCTTGACCGTAAAACAGAAGTTGAGCCTGATGATCCAGATGCCACCGCTGCCCCTGATCGTCTTCGCGGTGAAGTGGAATTTAAGCATGTAGACTTTTCATATCCCACTAGGCCCGATGTGTCAATATTCCGTGATTTAAATCTCCGTGCTCGAGCTGGAAAGACTCTTGCTCTCGTTGGACCAAGTGGGTGTGGAAAGAGCTCGGTCATTGCACTAATCGAGCGGTTTTATGAGCCATCATCCGGACGTGTCATGATTGATGGCAAAGATATTCGAAAGTACAACCTTAAGTCTTTGAGAAAACACATTGCCGTGGTGCCACAAGAACCTTGCCTCTTTGCTACCACCATCTACGAGAACATTGCTTATGGACATGAATCAGCAACTGAAGCTGAGATAATCGAAGCAGCAACCTTGGCAAACGCCCACAAGTTTGTATCTGCATTGCCTGATGGCTACAAAACATTTGTCGGAGAAAGGGGAGTTCAGTTGTCCGGTGGACAAAAGCAAAGAATTGCCATCGCTCGTGCTTTCCTAAGGAAAGCAGAGCTAATGTTGCTAGACGAAGCAACAAGTGCTCTCGATGCAGAGTCTGAAAAATGTGTACAAGAAGCACTGGATCGCGCCTGTGCAGGAAAGACGACCATTGTGGTTGCACATAGGCTATCCACAATCAGAAATGCACATGTAATCGCGGTGATAGATGACGGGAAAGTAGCAGAACAAGGTTCTCATTCTCATCTGTTGAAAAACTACGCGGACGGAATTTATGCACGTATGATACAACTACAAAGATTTACACATGGTGAAGCTGTGAATATGGCAACAGGCTCCACTTCTTCTGCACGTCCCAAGGAAGATCAAGATTGA